A genome region from Streptomyces xanthophaeus includes the following:
- a CDS encoding SDR family oxidoreductase — MLLRGKTVIVSGVGAGLGHQVAAAVVRDGGNAVLGARTESNLAKSAAEIDPDGTHTAYLPTDITDEAQCEALAALALTRFGRLDGVVHVAAWDSYFGGLQDADFGTWQQIIDVNLLGTLRMTRACLPGLKERGGSVVVIGTQSAVAAPNEVQQAAYAASKGALTSAMYSMARELGPHRIRVNTVLPGWMWGPPVQAFVTFTAHTEGVPEAEVHARLTERMALPDLATDGDVADAAVFFASDRARAITGQSLLVNAGELMR, encoded by the coding sequence ATGCTGCTGCGAGGGAAGACCGTCATCGTCTCCGGGGTCGGGGCCGGGCTCGGGCATCAGGTGGCCGCCGCCGTCGTGCGGGACGGTGGGAACGCCGTGCTCGGGGCGCGGACCGAGTCGAATCTCGCCAAATCCGCCGCCGAGATCGACCCCGACGGCACGCACACCGCGTACCTGCCGACCGACATCACCGACGAGGCGCAGTGCGAGGCCCTCGCCGCGCTCGCGCTCACGCGCTTCGGCCGGCTCGACGGCGTCGTGCACGTCGCCGCCTGGGACTCGTACTTCGGGGGGCTGCAGGACGCCGACTTCGGGACCTGGCAGCAGATCATCGACGTGAACCTGCTGGGGACCCTGAGAATGACCCGCGCCTGCCTGCCCGGCCTCAAGGAGCGCGGCGGGTCGGTCGTGGTCATCGGGACGCAGTCCGCCGTGGCCGCGCCCAACGAGGTGCAGCAGGCCGCCTACGCCGCCTCCAAGGGGGCGCTGACCTCCGCCATGTACTCCATGGCCCGCGAGCTCGGCCCGCACCGGATCCGCGTCAACACCGTGCTGCCCGGCTGGATGTGGGGACCGCCCGTGCAGGCCTTCGTCACCTTCACCGCCCATACGGAAGGCGTTCCGGAGGCAGAGGTGCACGCCCGCCTCACGGAGCGCATGGCGCTGCCCGATCTCGCCACCGACGGGGACGTGGCGGATGCCGCCGTGTTCTTCGCCTCCGACCGGGCCCGGGCGATAACCGGCCAGTCGCTGCTGGTCAACGCGGGTGAGCTGATGAGATGA
- a CDS encoding amphi-Trp domain-containing protein: MKDLKFEQKSSLSRLEVADQLSALAEALRHGGNAELELGPGKMSLRVPDELRTEIEVEIGDGEIEMEIELKWPTAQAGAA; the protein is encoded by the coding sequence GTGAAGGACCTCAAGTTTGAGCAGAAGAGTTCCCTTTCCCGCCTCGAGGTCGCCGATCAGCTGTCCGCGCTCGCGGAGGCGCTGCGCCACGGCGGCAATGCCGAACTGGAACTCGGCCCCGGGAAGATGAGCCTGCGCGTCCCCGACGAGCTCCGCACCGAGATCGAGGTCGAGATCGGCGACGGGGAGATCGAGATGGAGATCGAACTCAAGTGGCCCACCGCGCAGGCCGGGGCCGCGTGA
- a CDS encoding MFS transporter — MTTAEQQGRRQEAIPSADGAASGVSATAAAAATATPPATAGSAASAPPSVPAGIRPPRGPLGAVLDGARRRPVAVATVLAGLLHVVWFFSFANSGGDLAAQDAWAEFVGRHPDSAYNLAWYGGMHPVSYSVVSPYLMHMLGVRTTMMIAGTVSAGLLALILTRCRGAVREPLWPALAGVYGLLCNALSGRVTFGLGVMFALGAVAAVFCWPRKWAERRWAKAAVAAPLAGLATAASPVAGLFLGVIAAALFLSGRRPGAYALGLAPVAVVGLSAWLFPFSGTQPMKIGSAGLPFVFGLLILFLVPRRWKTVRIASAVYALGVFLTWVIDSQVGSNVTRMVMVFGGAALLAALPYELPRSRRWYAVLLAFVGINAWITTNSVTDIVRTTPLAAWSRELAPLVDQLQKAGADRGRVEVVPASSHRESSAFPSYVNLARGWNRQADLERNPLFYDDTLTADSYRAWLERWAVHYVVLPADKPDSGGEDEAKLVRGGLPYLQQVWGDANWQLFKVHEPTDLVAGPATVVRASADQLVVDVKQPGRVLVRIPHSPWLGLVDAAGRPVPPPQETFASKARGGSGEGGALRKQYANTAGCLFKAAPDETGDVWTELLAPAPGEYRVAAKYQLPRGTPCPEDLVHQTLGQPKRPAPPRP, encoded by the coding sequence GTGACCACCGCTGAGCAGCAGGGCCGGCGCCAGGAGGCCATCCCGTCGGCCGACGGCGCTGCTTCCGGGGTGTCCGCGACCGCCGCGGCCGCAGCGACGGCCACGCCCCCCGCGACCGCCGGGTCCGCCGCCTCCGCGCCACCTTCCGTGCCCGCAGGCATACGGCCGCCCCGCGGCCCGCTGGGTGCCGTTCTCGACGGGGCCCGGCGCCGTCCGGTGGCCGTCGCCACCGTCCTCGCCGGGCTGCTGCACGTCGTCTGGTTCTTCAGCTTCGCCAACAGCGGCGGCGACCTGGCCGCGCAGGACGCCTGGGCCGAGTTCGTCGGCCGCCATCCCGACTCGGCGTACAACCTCGCCTGGTACGGCGGCATGCACCCCGTCTCGTACAGCGTGGTCTCGCCGTACCTGATGCACATGCTCGGCGTCCGGACCACGATGATGATCGCCGGCACCGTCTCGGCGGGGCTGCTCGCGCTGATCCTGACCCGCTGCCGCGGGGCCGTGCGCGAGCCCCTGTGGCCCGCCCTGGCCGGGGTCTACGGGCTGCTCTGCAATGCCCTCTCGGGCCGTGTCACCTTCGGCCTCGGCGTGATGTTCGCGCTCGGCGCGGTCGCCGCCGTCTTCTGCTGGCCCCGCAAATGGGCGGAGCGGCGCTGGGCCAAGGCCGCGGTGGCGGCCCCGCTGGCCGGTCTCGCGACCGCCGCCAGCCCCGTCGCCGGGCTCTTCCTCGGGGTGATCGCGGCCGCCCTGTTCCTGAGCGGGCGGCGCCCGGGCGCGTACGCGCTGGGGCTGGCCCCGGTGGCCGTGGTGGGGCTGTCGGCGTGGCTGTTCCCGTTCTCCGGGACGCAGCCGATGAAGATCGGCTCGGCGGGGCTGCCGTTCGTGTTCGGGCTGCTGATCCTGTTCCTCGTACCGAGGCGGTGGAAGACCGTCCGGATCGCCTCGGCCGTCTACGCCCTCGGCGTCTTCCTCACCTGGGTGATCGACTCCCAGGTCGGTTCGAACGTCACCCGCATGGTGATGGTGTTCGGCGGGGCCGCGCTGCTCGCGGCCCTCCCGTACGAGCTCCCGCGCTCGCGGCGCTGGTACGCGGTCCTGCTGGCCTTCGTCGGGATCAACGCCTGGATCACCACCAACAGCGTCACCGACATCGTCCGCACCACCCCGCTGGCCGCGTGGAGCCGGGAGCTGGCCCCGCTCGTCGACCAGCTGCAGAAGGCGGGCGCCGACCGCGGCCGGGTCGAGGTGGTCCCGGCCAGCAGCCACCGCGAGTCCTCCGCCTTCCCCTCGTACGTGAACCTCGCGCGCGGCTGGAACCGGCAGGCCGACCTGGAGCGCAACCCGCTCTTCTACGACGACACCCTCACCGCCGACAGCTACCGGGCCTGGCTGGAGCGCTGGGCCGTGCACTACGTGGTGCTGCCCGCCGACAAGCCCGACTCGGGCGGGGAGGACGAGGCGAAGCTGGTGCGTGGCGGGCTCCCGTACCTCCAGCAGGTGTGGGGCGACGCGAACTGGCAGCTCTTCAAGGTCCACGAGCCCACCGACCTGGTGGCCGGACCGGCGACCGTGGTGCGGGCGAGCGCCGACCAGCTGGTCGTCGACGTGAAGCAGCCCGGACGGGTGCTGGTGCGGATCCCGCACTCGCCGTGGCTGGGGCTCGTGGACGCGGCGGGCAGGCCCGTACCGCCCCCGCAGGAGACCTTCGCCTCGAAGGCGCGGGGCGGGAGCGGGGAGGGCGGCGCGCTGCGCAAGCAGTACGCGAACACGGCGGGATGCCTCTTCAAGGCCGCTCCGGACGAGACCGGGGACGTGTGGACGGAGCTGCTGGCGCCGGCGCCGGGAGAGTACCGGGTGGCGGCGAAGTACCAGCTGCCCCGGGGGACGCCCTGCCCGGAGGACCTGGTGCACCAGACGCTGGGCCAGCCGAAGCGTCCGGCTCCGCCGCGTCCCTGA
- a CDS encoding helix-turn-helix domain-containing protein, whose translation MASNVNPTVRRRRLGMELRKLREDKGMTAEQVAERLLVSQSKISRLENGRRSISQRDVRDLCDVYEVEDRRLIDSLMQMAKDSRQQGWWHAFGDIPYSVYIGLETDAASLRTYEPLVIPGLLQTTEYAQSLVRGAWPETAPADVDKRVQVRMHRQKRLSETENNNPDLGPLRLWAVIDEAALRRRVGDAQLMIRQLEYLIEQSEQPHVTVQVMPFELGAHPGVNGQYAILEFPDASDSTVVYIEGVTSDLYLEKANDVQKYSVMYEHLRAQALNVDQTREFISQIIDQYADKSA comes from the coding sequence GTGGCGTCCAATGTCAATCCCACCGTCCGACGCCGCCGACTGGGCATGGAGTTGCGCAAGCTCCGCGAGGACAAGGGCATGACGGCCGAACAGGTCGCCGAGCGCCTCCTCGTCTCCCAGTCGAAGATCAGCCGACTGGAGAACGGCCGCCGCTCCATCAGCCAGCGCGATGTCCGCGACCTGTGCGACGTCTACGAGGTCGAGGACCGCCGACTCATCGACTCGCTCATGCAGATGGCCAAGGATTCCCGCCAGCAGGGCTGGTGGCACGCCTTCGGCGACATTCCGTACAGCGTCTACATCGGCCTGGAGACGGACGCCGCCAGCCTGCGCACGTACGAGCCGCTGGTGATCCCGGGGCTGCTCCAGACGACGGAGTACGCCCAGTCCCTCGTCCGCGGCGCATGGCCGGAGACCGCCCCGGCCGACGTCGACAAGCGCGTCCAGGTCCGGATGCACCGCCAGAAGCGGCTCTCCGAGACCGAGAACAACAACCCGGACCTCGGTCCGCTGCGCCTGTGGGCGGTGATCGACGAGGCGGCGCTGCGCCGGCGCGTGGGCGACGCCCAGCTGATGATCCGGCAGCTCGAATACTTGATAGAGCAGTCGGAGCAGCCGCACGTCACGGTGCAGGTGATGCCCTTCGAGCTGGGCGCGCACCCCGGCGTGAACGGCCAGTACGCGATCCTGGAGTTCCCGGACGCGTCCGACTCGACCGTCGTCTACATCGAGGGCGTGACGAGCGACCTGTACCTGGAGAAGGCCAACGACGTCCAGAAGTACAGCGTGATGTACGAACACCTGCGTGCACAGGCGCTCAATGTCGACCAGACCCGTGAGTTCATCTCGCAGATCATCGATCAATACGCGGACAAGAGCGCATAG
- a CDS encoding D-alanyl-D-alanine carboxypeptidase: MAGESPDKSVDEGAPGAAESSAERDPRLSVFRPRDPESGGAAAAAGAGAGAGVDVDVQAEAEAEAGGDSEADSGAESESEAGAGARDPLRDAVAAWVASADDADDDADDGEAAAGEAEDSASVDDEAGTGEPGAAGPGTPDARTEAQDSDSGSRSDSASDGSAAPAPAAEVKPAAEEPKAEEPADSERTAVFRAFKPAEAKPVAERPKAEGPADSERTAVFRAFKSDSASAPAEERPKPAAEKPKVEEPADSERTAVFRAVKPASASAPDTEAKPAAAAEKPVDSERTAVFRVPKADAAAAAAAEAPKPAPAKPAPARPNLAKPAEARLAAKPAEAEPAGAEPAPAKPAEPAKPAEARPAAGSPKGSTFVPLRPEGGATPPAPAKTPAPAGQRPKVPVPPAAARFDHSERTTQQPLPPKPPLDMLADLTNNPPPPPSPMRTAIRRVKIYAPLVALLLVILAVVQLVRPLPEPKLVMTGKSSYTFEGTKPQLPWPTEGQAYMAAAGLGTLGQSGEQKPVPIASVTKSMTAYIILRDHPIKKGDQGQMIDVDKTAETEGKKNNSTDNESTLDTVKEGDKISEYDAIAALMIPSANNIARLLARWDSGSQEAFVKKMNDTAKELGMTNTTYTDPSGLDATTVSTAEDQVKLGLKLVEIETLLDITKKPNWVDPSGKNWRNWNGLTGPTGALGIKTGTTTKAGGNLLFAAQKKVGNTNQLIVGAVLGQHKPAIIDTVLAASKELMLATQKALDGATVVKKGEVVGYVDDGLGGRTPVVATADVQAVGWASLTVDVKLADGGATMPQTAKAGTEVGVLTVGEGASQVKVPVALKSDLAAPGIGSKLTRVG, encoded by the coding sequence GTGGCGGGCGAGTCCCCCGACAAGTCGGTAGATGAAGGAGCGCCGGGGGCGGCGGAGTCGTCCGCGGAGCGTGATCCGAGGCTGTCGGTGTTCCGGCCGCGGGATCCCGAGAGCGGCGGGGCCGCGGCTGCCGCCGGTGCGGGTGCCGGTGCCGGTGTCGACGTCGATGTCCAGGCCGAAGCCGAAGCCGAAGCCGGGGGCGACTCCGAAGCCGACTCCGGAGCCGAGTCCGAGTCCGAGGCCGGAGCCGGCGCGCGGGACCCGCTGCGGGATGCGGTGGCGGCGTGGGTCGCCTCTGCCGACGACGCCGACGATGACGCCGACGACGGCGAGGCCGCTGCGGGTGAAGCCGAAGATTCCGCTTCGGTGGACGACGAGGCGGGCACGGGCGAGCCCGGCGCCGCCGGGCCCGGCACGCCGGATGCCCGTACCGAGGCGCAGGACTCCGATTCCGGTTCCCGTTCGGATTCCGCTTCTGATGGCTCCGCTGCCCCCGCTCCGGCCGCCGAGGTGAAGCCCGCTGCCGAGGAGCCGAAGGCCGAGGAGCCCGCGGACAGCGAGCGCACCGCCGTCTTCCGGGCCTTCAAGCCCGCCGAGGCGAAGCCTGTGGCGGAGCGGCCGAAGGCCGAAGGCCCTGCGGACAGCGAGCGCACCGCCGTGTTCCGCGCCTTCAAGAGCGATTCCGCTTCGGCTCCCGCCGAGGAGCGGCCGAAGCCCGCGGCCGAGAAGCCGAAGGTCGAAGAGCCCGCGGACAGCGAGCGCACCGCGGTGTTCCGCGCCGTGAAGCCCGCTTCCGCTTCGGCCCCCGACACCGAGGCGAAGCCGGCCGCGGCGGCCGAGAAGCCCGTGGACAGCGAGCGCACCGCCGTCTTCCGTGTCCCGAAGGCGGACGCCGCGGCCGCAGCCGCGGCGGAGGCCCCGAAGCCTGCCCCTGCCAAGCCCGCCCCCGCCAGGCCGAACCTGGCCAAGCCGGCCGAGGCCAGGCTCGCCGCCAAGCCCGCCGAGGCCGAGCCCGCCGGTGCCGAGCCGGCCCCCGCCAAGCCCGCCGAGCCCGCCAAGCCCGCCGAGGCCCGGCCCGCGGCCGGGTCGCCCAAGGGCAGCACCTTCGTGCCGCTGCGTCCGGAAGGCGGCGCGACCCCGCCCGCGCCCGCGAAGACGCCCGCGCCGGCCGGGCAGCGGCCGAAGGTTCCGGTTCCGCCCGCCGCCGCGCGGTTCGACCACTCCGAGCGGACCACGCAGCAGCCGCTGCCGCCCAAGCCGCCGCTCGACATGCTGGCGGACCTCACGAACAACCCGCCCCCGCCGCCGAGCCCGATGCGGACCGCCATCCGGCGGGTCAAGATCTACGCCCCGCTCGTCGCGCTCCTGTTGGTCATCCTGGCCGTCGTGCAGCTGGTGCGCCCGCTGCCCGAGCCGAAGCTCGTCATGACCGGGAAGTCCTCGTACACCTTCGAGGGCACCAAGCCCCAGCTGCCGTGGCCCACCGAGGGGCAGGCGTACATGGCGGCCGCCGGTCTCGGCACGCTCGGCCAGTCCGGCGAGCAGAAGCCCGTGCCGATCGCGAGCGTCACCAAGTCGATGACGGCGTACATCATCCTGCGCGACCACCCCATCAAGAAGGGTGATCAGGGCCAGATGATCGACGTCGACAAGACGGCCGAGACCGAGGGCAAGAAGAACAACTCGACCGACAACGAGTCCACCCTCGACACGGTCAAGGAGGGCGACAAGATCTCGGAGTACGACGCGATCGCCGCCCTCATGATCCCGTCGGCCAACAACATCGCGCGGCTGCTCGCGCGCTGGGACTCCGGGTCGCAGGAGGCGTTCGTCAAGAAGATGAACGACACCGCCAAGGAACTCGGCATGACCAACACGACGTACACGGACCCCTCGGGTCTGGACGCGACCACGGTCAGCACCGCCGAGGACCAGGTGAAGCTGGGCCTGAAGCTGGTCGAGATCGAGACGCTGCTCGACATCACCAAGAAGCCCAACTGGGTCGACCCGTCCGGCAAGAACTGGCGGAACTGGAACGGCCTCACCGGACCCACCGGCGCGCTCGGCATCAAGACCGGTACCACGACCAAGGCGGGCGGAAACCTGCTCTTCGCCGCCCAGAAGAAGGTCGGCAACACCAACCAGCTGATCGTCGGAGCCGTCCTCGGCCAGCACAAGCCGGCGATCATCGACACCGTGCTCGCCGCGAGCAAGGAACTGATGCTCGCCACCCAGAAGGCACTCGACGGCGCGACCGTCGTGAAGAAGGGTGAGGTCGTGGGCTACGTCGACGACGGTCTCGGCGGCCGGACGCCCGTCGTGGCCACCGCCGACGTGCAGGCCGTCGGCTGGGCCTCGCTCACCGTCGACGTCAAGCTCGCGGACGGCGGCGCGACGATGCCGCAGACGGCGAAGGCCGGGACCGAGGTCGGTGTGCTGACCGTCGGCGAGGGCGCGAGCCAGGTGAAGGTGCCGGTGGCGCTGAAGAGCGACCTCGCGGCGCCGGGCATCGGCAGCAAGCTGACGCGCGTCGGCTGA
- a CDS encoding GOLPH3/VPS74 family protein yields MGRSRRTIPEELLLLALDPATGTTAQPQSLDLGLAGAQLVELALAGRIAPDGDRIAVVMPRPTGDPTLDSALELLRRRGSPVRAVHWIGGPRLGLRQIYLAHLERCGMVHAVAGQMCGVLPTTRYQATDTEISREIRARLDSAIRTGVPPDPRTAALAALAHAVGLGKHLYPGNEGRSSRSRLRDLIRHDPMGGLVAHAVMDVQNGVAAQPRRDRAPAPPARATASSVPLQPRRTGAMARAAAH; encoded by the coding sequence ATGGGCAGGAGCCGCAGAACAATTCCGGAGGAGCTTCTGCTGCTCGCCTTGGACCCGGCCACGGGTACCACGGCGCAGCCGCAGTCGCTCGACCTCGGCCTGGCCGGGGCACAGCTAGTGGAGCTGGCTCTGGCAGGACGGATAGCCCCTGATGGGGATCGTATCGCCGTGGTGATGCCACGGCCGACAGGAGATCCGACTCTGGACTCCGCACTGGAACTGCTGCGCAGGCGCGGCAGCCCGGTACGGGCCGTCCACTGGATCGGCGGACCCCGACTGGGGCTCCGCCAGATTTACCTCGCTCATCTGGAGCGCTGCGGCATGGTGCATGCCGTCGCGGGACAGATGTGCGGAGTGCTTCCGACGACTCGCTACCAGGCGACGGACACGGAGATCAGCCGGGAGATCCGAGCCCGGCTCGACAGTGCGATCCGCACCGGCGTACCGCCGGACCCGCGGACCGCGGCGCTCGCCGCACTGGCCCACGCGGTCGGACTCGGCAAGCACCTGTACCCCGGCAACGAGGGGCGGTCGTCCAGGTCCCGGCTGCGGGACCTGATCCGGCACGACCCGATGGGCGGACTCGTGGCGCATGCCGTGATGGACGTCCAGAACGGTGTGGCCGCACAGCCACGCCGTGACCGCGCACCCGCACCGCCGGCCCGGGCCACGGCGAGCAGCGTTCCGCTGCAGCCGCGCCGGACGGGCGCGATGGCCCGCGCGGCCGCGCACTGA
- a CDS encoding DUF397 domain-containing protein: MAIRQGATANWIKSSYSANGACVEVKSPVTEAIAVRDSKVQDGPSLTFAPDSWTSFVADVTEGRLGRLA; the protein is encoded by the coding sequence ATGGCTATTCGCCAGGGCGCCACGGCCAACTGGATCAAGTCCTCCTACTCCGCCAACGGCGCCTGCGTCGAGGTCAAGTCCCCCGTCACGGAGGCCATCGCCGTCCGCGACTCGAAGGTGCAGGACGGACCGTCCCTCACCTTCGCCCCCGACTCCTGGACCTCGTTCGTCGCCGACGTCACCGAGGGCCGGCTGGGACGCCTCGCCTGA
- a CDS encoding diacylglycerol/lipid kinase family protein — MALPHSSGAPRRARLWALLALVCAVLAAVTLVAEGIVGGLVVLVVGLAGAALTAMGTWWVVSHRGAVRLVGTLLVVGAPVAILLIYARADLWPTALLAIALWAAAVACARTALRAARRPDGMRAVARAAPRNPVLIMNPKSGGGKVGRFGLVEKGEALGARVVLLDPAVVTDVAALARQAVADGADLLGVAGGDGTQARVAEVAAEHDLPFLVISAGTRNHFAMDLGLDREDPARCLDALADGEELRVDLGVVGGQAFVNTASFGVYAEIVQRPEYRDAKADSALAALPDLLLGYAGTTLDAVTDEKRLEAQQALLVSNNPYTSSEPMGARRSRLDRGELGVLGIRVNNAAQAAEVALRGARAAGLHVLTSRQVVIGSAAGRIAVAVDGEALTMPTPVTCSIRPGALRVLVPRLRPGAPVTAPPMQWSEVLALAFDRPVAGSAG, encoded by the coding sequence ATGGCACTCCCGCATTCTTCCGGCGCGCCCCGGCGGGCCCGGCTGTGGGCCCTGCTGGCGTTGGTCTGCGCGGTGCTCGCGGCGGTGACGCTGGTGGCCGAGGGCATCGTCGGCGGGCTGGTCGTCCTCGTCGTCGGGCTGGCCGGGGCGGCGCTCACGGCCATGGGGACCTGGTGGGTGGTGTCCCACCGCGGGGCCGTACGGCTGGTCGGCACCCTGCTGGTGGTGGGCGCGCCCGTGGCCATCCTGCTCATCTACGCCCGGGCGGACCTGTGGCCCACGGCGCTGCTCGCCATCGCGCTGTGGGCGGCCGCCGTGGCCTGTGCGCGGACCGCGCTGCGCGCCGCGCGACGGCCCGACGGCATGCGGGCCGTCGCACGGGCCGCCCCCCGCAACCCGGTGCTGATCATGAACCCGAAGTCCGGCGGCGGGAAGGTCGGCCGCTTCGGCCTGGTCGAGAAGGGGGAGGCGCTCGGCGCCCGGGTGGTGCTGCTGGACCCGGCGGTCGTGACGGACGTCGCCGCCCTCGCCCGGCAGGCGGTGGCCGACGGAGCGGACCTGCTCGGGGTGGCGGGCGGCGACGGCACCCAGGCCCGGGTGGCCGAGGTGGCGGCCGAGCACGACCTGCCGTTCCTCGTGATCTCCGCGGGAACCCGGAACCACTTCGCCATGGACCTCGGGCTGGACCGCGAGGACCCGGCCCGGTGCCTGGACGCGCTGGCCGACGGGGAGGAGCTCAGGGTCGACCTGGGGGTCGTGGGCGGCCAGGCGTTCGTCAACACGGCCTCCTTCGGCGTCTACGCGGAGATCGTGCAGCGCCCGGAGTACCGGGACGCCAAGGCGGACTCGGCACTGGCCGCGCTGCCCGACCTCCTCCTCGGATACGCCGGCACCACCCTCGACGCGGTGACCGACGAGAAACGGCTGGAGGCCCAGCAGGCGCTGCTCGTCAGCAACAACCCCTACACGTCCTCCGAACCGATGGGCGCCCGCAGGTCCCGCCTTGACCGCGGAGAACTGGGTGTCCTCGGCATCCGGGTGAACAACGCCGCCCAGGCGGCCGAGGTCGCGCTGCGCGGCGCGAGGGCGGCGGGCCTGCACGTGCTCACCTCCCGCCAGGTCGTGATCGGATCGGCCGCGGGACGCATCGCCGTCGCCGTCGACGGCGAGGCACTGACCATGCCCACACCCGTGACCTGCTCCATCCGCCCCGGCGCACTGCGCGTCCTGGTGCCCAGGCTCCGCCCCGGGGCCCCGGTGACCGCCCCGCCCATGCAGTGGAGCGAGGTCCTCGCCCTGGCCTTCGACCGGCCGGTGGCGGGTTCGGCCGGCTGA
- a CDS encoding PLP-dependent aminotransferase family protein codes for MPATVPATVSAAVSAAATATAAAPPPAFAARAASVEGSPVREILALTERPGIISLAGGLPAPELFDTEGLRAAYDAAFAVSARRALQYSTTEGAPELREAVAARATARGLPTGPDDILVTSGSQQALTLVTATLVEPGDVVLVENPTYLAALQCFRLAGARVVAVPCDAEGILPDALADVVARERPKLLYTVPTFQNPTGRTLPAARRAAIARTAARLGLWLVEDDPYGELRYEGSDVPWLAAYPGAEDRTALLGSFSKVMAPGLRLGWLRAPAALRRAAVVAKQAADLHTSTVDQLAAAHYLAAVDLDAHMATVRTAYRERRDALQSALSRTLPADCAWNLPAGGMFLWARLPEGHDATDLLRTAVAHGVAFVPGAPFHATDPDPRTLRLNFTTHTPSEITEGVARLAAALAEYGGKQPGNGFSAGGRP; via the coding sequence GTGCCTGCCACCGTGCCTGCCACCGTGTCCGCCGCCGTGTCCGCTGCCGCGACCGCCACTGCCGCCGCGCCGCCGCCCGCGTTCGCCGCCCGTGCCGCCTCCGTGGAGGGGTCCCCCGTACGCGAGATCCTCGCGCTCACCGAACGCCCTGGGATCATCTCCCTCGCCGGCGGCCTCCCCGCGCCCGAACTCTTCGACACCGAGGGCCTGCGGGCCGCGTACGACGCCGCCTTCGCGGTGTCCGCGCGGCGCGCGCTCCAGTACTCGACCACCGAGGGCGCCCCGGAACTCCGCGAGGCCGTCGCCGCCCGGGCGACCGCGCGCGGGCTGCCGACCGGCCCGGACGACATACTCGTCACCTCGGGCTCCCAGCAGGCCCTCACCCTCGTCACCGCCACCCTGGTCGAACCCGGCGACGTGGTGCTGGTCGAGAACCCCACCTACCTCGCGGCGCTCCAGTGCTTCCGGCTGGCCGGCGCCCGGGTGGTGGCCGTGCCCTGCGACGCCGAGGGCATCCTCCCGGACGCGCTGGCGGACGTCGTGGCGCGCGAGCGGCCGAAGCTGCTGTACACCGTCCCCACCTTCCAGAACCCGACGGGACGCACCCTCCCGGCCGCCCGCCGGGCTGCGATCGCGCGGACCGCGGCCCGGCTCGGGCTGTGGCTGGTCGAGGACGACCCGTACGGGGAACTCCGCTACGAGGGCTCCGACGTCCCGTGGCTGGCCGCGTACCCGGGGGCGGAGGACCGTACGGCCCTGCTCGGCAGCTTCTCGAAGGTCATGGCTCCCGGGCTACGGCTGGGCTGGCTCCGGGCCCCGGCCGCGCTGCGCCGGGCCGCGGTGGTCGCGAAGCAGGCGGCGGACCTCCACACCTCCACGGTCGACCAGCTGGCAGCGGCGCACTACCTCGCGGCGGTGGACCTCGACGCGCACATGGCCACGGTCCGGACGGCCTACCGCGAGCGCCGCGACGCCCTGCAGAGCGCCCTGAGCCGGACCCTGCCGGCCGACTGCGCGTGGAACCTGCCCGCGGGCGGCATGTTCCTCTGGGCCCGGCTGCCGGAGGGCCACGACGCGACGGACCTCCTCCGGACGGCCGTCGCCCACGGCGTCGCCTTCGTCCCGGGCGCCCCCTTCCACGCCACCGACCCGGACCCCCGTACCCTGCGCCTGAACTTCACGACGCACACACCGTCCGAGATCACCGAGGGCGTCGCCCGGCTGGCCGCGGCACTGGCGGAGTACGGCGGGAAGCAGCCGGGGAACGGCTTCAGTGCTGGAGGGCGACCTTGA